The following are encoded together in the bacterium genome:
- a CDS encoding ABC transporter ATP-binding protein — MVRFRPKRAPKPATDGTDPSGDGRAGHPAVLVDGVTKIYNEDTPQALLALDDISMRVDQGEVVALLGPSGCGKSTLLKMIGGLYPATGGRILVDGVPVTEPGELTGMMFQKPVLFPWLKVVDNVLLPVRTHGAKRSEFLDRANDLIALAGLQGFEQRYPWELSGGMQQRVAICRMLMGEPKVLLLDEPFGALDEMTREYMDLELRRIIIQQNRSALLVTHNPLEAAFIGDRVVVMTPRPGKIAGEVAVPLGKDRSEDLLASDELNVYIREARSLLELAKDSMGRPL, encoded by the coding sequence ATGGTTCGCTTCCGTCCGAAGAGAGCTCCGAAGCCCGCAACGGACGGCACCGACCCGTCCGGTGACGGTCGGGCAGGGCATCCGGCCGTGCTCGTAGACGGCGTCACCAAGATCTACAACGAGGATACGCCTCAGGCGCTCCTGGCGCTGGATGACATCAGCATGCGCGTCGACCAAGGCGAGGTGGTGGCCCTCCTGGGGCCGAGCGGTTGCGGCAAGAGCACCCTGCTGAAGATGATCGGCGGCCTCTACCCGGCCACCGGCGGGCGGATCCTCGTCGACGGTGTTCCGGTGACCGAGCCGGGCGAACTCACCGGCATGATGTTCCAGAAGCCCGTCCTGTTCCCGTGGCTCAAGGTGGTCGACAACGTGCTGTTGCCCGTGCGCACCCACGGCGCCAAGCGGTCGGAGTTCCTCGACCGGGCCAACGACCTGATCGCCCTGGCAGGACTCCAGGGCTTCGAGCAACGCTATCCGTGGGAACTGTCGGGTGGCATGCAGCAGCGGGTCGCGATCTGCCGGATGCTGATGGGCGAACCGAAGGTGCTCCTGCTCGACGAGCCGTTCGGGGCGCTGGACGAGATGACGCGCGAGTACATGGACCTGGAGCTCAGGCGCATCATCATCCAGCAGAATCGGAGCGCCCTGCTGGTCACCCACAACCCGCTCGAGGCCGCATTCATCGGCGACCGGGTGGTGGTGATGACACCGCGCCCGGGCAAGATCGCCGGGGAGGTGGCCGTCCCGCTGGGCAAGGACCGCTCGGAGGACCTGCTGGCTTCTGACGAGCTGAACGTGTACATCCGGGAAGCCCGTTCCCTGCTCGAGCTGGCCAAGGACAGCATGGGACGCCCCCTGTGA
- a CDS encoding ABC transporter permease, translated as MSERAKSALTFLASLVVILGVWEYVSRSGGVNPIVVPAPSSIMAAIWFVITNLFSNLAYWKDTWITLYEIVFGFLLGSGTAIVIGSLVAEFATARRIVIPYTIALNSTPKIAIAPLFVIWFGFGAMPKILIAAVICFFPVFVNTVTGLQSTEEEELELMASIRASRWQTFLRLKLPRSAPFVFASLRTAMAFAAIGAVIGEFAGAQDGLGFQIEFAAARLETARLFAFLFVVSVLAYLLYSLIAYTERKVIFWSATTRMQRLQ; from the coding sequence GTGAGCGAGCGGGCCAAGTCGGCGTTGACGTTCCTGGCCTCCCTGGTGGTGATCCTGGGTGTCTGGGAGTACGTGTCGCGGAGCGGCGGGGTCAACCCGATCGTGGTGCCGGCGCCCTCCTCGATCATGGCGGCCATCTGGTTCGTGATAACCAACCTGTTCAGCAACCTGGCCTACTGGAAGGACACCTGGATCACGCTGTACGAGATCGTGTTCGGGTTCCTGCTGGGTTCGGGAACGGCCATCGTGATCGGCTCTCTGGTCGCCGAGTTCGCCACCGCGCGCCGGATCGTGATCCCTTACACCATCGCCCTCAACTCGACGCCCAAGATCGCCATCGCCCCCCTGTTCGTGATCTGGTTCGGATTCGGGGCGATGCCGAAGATCCTCATCGCGGCGGTCATCTGCTTCTTCCCGGTGTTCGTCAACACGGTCACCGGCCTGCAATCCACCGAGGAGGAGGAACTGGAGTTGATGGCGTCGATCCGGGCCTCCCGCTGGCAGACGTTCCTGCGGCTCAAGCTCCCCCGCTCCGCCCCGTTCGTGTTCGCCTCGCTCCGCACCGCCATGGCCTTCGCCGCGATCGGGGCGGTCATCGGCGAGTTCGCCGGCGCCCAGGACGGGCTGGGGTTCCAGATCGAGTTCGCGGCGGCACGGCTCGAGACCGCCCGGCTGTTCGCCTTCCTGTTCGTCGTGTCCGTCCTCGCCTACCTGCTCTACTCGCTGATCGCCTACACGGAGCGCAAGGTCATCTTCTGGTCGGCGACCACCAGGATGCAGCGCCTCCAGTAG
- a CDS encoding ABC transporter substrate-binding protein, whose amino-acid sequence MTRISRRTGLVAALLSLALVAAACQGDDAESSGAGCAVDGELRETTFLLPFPFAVPFYSIFVAESLGYYEEEGISVNIEFADGSASVVQQVVANNVEFGLADPGPIVDAVALGEDLKVVFVLQNRLIYALVTPAGSSFTTIESFAGQTLGVSEATAGEVPFFESMLAAAGIDPEADVEIIETGAGGTTAAAFDSDRIVAYFSDYFNVIELGFEVDLNEFDLGEFGLLNGASIVVQQELIDSDPGLVECLLRPIARAAEYTHADPRAGLDAIAASRPDQVGDPEGFDKLAIEESIKRQLPYEDSGNRLGWNRPDSWTAYIDLLASRGTLGDGFDPTSVYTNEFIDTINDFDKQAERDAATSA is encoded by the coding sequence ATGACAAGGATTTCGAGACGGACGGGTCTGGTGGCAGCGCTTCTGAGCCTCGCACTCGTAGCGGCCGCCTGCCAAGGGGACGATGCCGAATCGTCCGGCGCCGGTTGCGCGGTCGACGGCGAGTTGCGTGAGACAACGTTCCTCCTTCCCTTCCCGTTCGCCGTACCCTTCTACTCGATCTTCGTAGCGGAGTCGCTCGGCTACTACGAGGAAGAGGGCATCTCGGTCAACATCGAGTTCGCCGACGGCAGCGCGTCGGTGGTTCAGCAGGTGGTGGCCAACAATGTGGAGTTCGGTCTGGCCGACCCCGGCCCGATCGTGGACGCCGTCGCTCTGGGCGAAGACCTCAAGGTGGTCTTCGTACTCCAGAACCGGCTCATCTACGCACTGGTGACGCCCGCAGGATCGTCCTTCACCACTATCGAGTCTTTCGCCGGTCAAACCCTCGGTGTGTCGGAGGCCACCGCCGGCGAGGTCCCGTTCTTCGAGAGCATGCTGGCGGCCGCCGGCATCGACCCGGAGGCGGATGTGGAGATCATCGAGACCGGGGCCGGCGGGACAACGGCCGCCGCCTTCGACAGCGACCGGATCGTGGCCTACTTCTCCGACTACTTCAACGTGATCGAGTTGGGCTTCGAAGTTGACCTGAACGAGTTCGATCTGGGCGAGTTCGGGTTGCTCAACGGCGCCAGCATCGTGGTCCAGCAAGAGCTCATCGATAGCGATCCCGGCCTTGTCGAGTGCTTGCTGCGGCCGATCGCCCGGGCGGCGGAGTACACCCACGCCGATCCGAGAGCCGGCCTGGACGCGATCGCCGCCTCCCGCCCCGATCAGGTGGGCGATCCCGAAGGGTTCGACAAGCTGGCCATCGAGGAGAGCATCAAGCGGCAGCTGCCGTACGAGGACTCCGGCAACCGGCTGGGTTGGAACCGTCCGGATTCGTGGACGGCCTACATCGACCTGCTGGCATCACGGGGCACCCTCGGCGATGGCTTCGATCCCACGTCGGTGTACACCAACGAGTTCATCGACACCATCAACGACTTCGACAAGCAGGCGGAGCGGGACGCCGCCACGTCGGCCTGA
- a CDS encoding Rid family hydrolase: protein MGRKAINSPNYHVPIDGFAQIIAAEPDSSTLYVSGLTSRTADGTIVGVDDMAAQARQVLVNMANVLDSAGATMDDVVQIRTYVTDITLWGVIEPVWRERWGDVWPASTLVQIERLFDPRQMIEMEAIARIGGS, encoded by the coding sequence GTGGGCCGGAAGGCGATCAACAGCCCTAATTACCACGTTCCTATCGACGGCTTCGCCCAGATCATCGCCGCGGAGCCGGACAGTTCGACCCTGTACGTGAGCGGGCTGACCTCCCGGACCGCTGACGGAACGATCGTGGGCGTCGACGACATGGCGGCCCAGGCGCGCCAGGTGCTGGTGAACATGGCCAACGTACTGGATTCCGCCGGCGCCACCATGGACGACGTGGTCCAGATCCGGACCTACGTCACGGACATCACGCTATGGGGCGTGATCGAGCCCGTGTGGCGCGAGCGCTGGGGCGACGTGTGGCCGGCCTCCACGCTGGTGCAGATCGAGCGCCTGTTCGACCCCAGGCAGATGATCGAGATGGAGGCGATCGCCCGAATCGGGGGTTCGTGA
- a CDS encoding xanthine dehydrogenase family protein subunit M — MRPAPFRYFAPDSLEEALSLLRGYGEEAKILAGGQSLLPLMAFRLVRPAVLIDLRNIAELGRYRLDGNRLTIGSMVTHRAIEFDERLTSRCDMLAEALDVLGHAAIRNVGTVGGSLAHADPAAEWLAVALALEARVMVAGPRGTRSVAAENFATGWMASCLAPDEILTEVRLDMPGPGTGSAFEEVARRHGDFAVVGAAAAVTVADEAIESVRIALAGAASTPIRTARAEALLAGSVPSAKDLEAAGEAAASDTDPVADLHGSEDYKRHLARVLTRRAVERAYRRALERP, encoded by the coding sequence GTGAGGCCGGCGCCTTTCAGATACTTCGCCCCGGACTCTCTGGAGGAGGCACTCTCGCTCCTGCGCGGGTACGGGGAGGAGGCCAAGATACTGGCCGGTGGTCAGAGCCTGTTGCCGCTGATGGCGTTCCGCCTGGTCAGACCGGCGGTCCTGATCGATCTACGTAACATCGCGGAACTCGGCCGCTACCGCCTTGACGGCAACCGGCTGACAATCGGATCCATGGTCACCCATCGGGCCATCGAATTCGACGAGCGGCTGACATCCAGGTGTGACATGCTGGCGGAGGCCCTCGACGTCTTGGGCCACGCCGCCATCCGCAACGTCGGCACGGTCGGCGGGAGCCTTGCCCACGCCGATCCCGCGGCGGAGTGGCTCGCCGTCGCGCTGGCACTGGAAGCGCGAGTAATGGTCGCCGGACCCCGCGGCACTCGCAGCGTGGCGGCGGAGAACTTCGCCACCGGATGGATGGCCAGCTGCCTGGCTCCCGACGAGATACTGACCGAAGTGCGCCTGGACATGCCCGGACCGGGCACCGGTTCCGCATTCGAGGAGGTAGCCAGGCGCCACGGAGACTTCGCCGTGGTCGGCGCGGCGGCCGCGGTCACGGTGGCGGACGAGGCGATCGAGAGCGTCCGGATTGCCCTGGCCGGCGCCGCGTCCACGCCTATCCGCACCGCGCGGGCCGAAGCCCTCCTGGCCGGCAGCGTCCCGTCGGCCAAGGACCTGGAAGCAGCCGGCGAGGCGGCCGCCTCCGATACCGATCCGGTAGCCGATCTGCACGGGAGCGAGGACTACAAGCGGCACCTGGCCCGGGTGTTGACCCGCCGCGCCGTGGAGCGTGCCTATCGCCGGGCGCTGGAGCGGCCATGA
- a CDS encoding (2Fe-2S)-binding protein, whose translation MTFELHTIRLTVNGAAVSVQVESRQTLAGALRDQLGLTGTNLGCEHGVCGACTVLLDGRTARSCTLLAVQAQGRSVTTVEGLAAEGERLHPVQQAFAEHHALQCGFCTPGFLLTTIEYLDEAPANDSEAIRQRLSGNLCRCTGYHNIVAAVKDLVRRQAAP comes from the coding sequence ATGACCTTCGAGCTGCACACGATCCGCCTGACCGTCAATGGTGCCGCTGTGTCGGTTCAGGTGGAGTCGCGCCAGACTCTCGCCGGGGCACTGCGGGACCAGTTGGGCCTCACCGGGACCAATCTCGGGTGCGAGCACGGAGTGTGCGGAGCGTGCACGGTGCTCCTTGACGGCCGGACGGCCCGCTCATGTACGTTGCTGGCGGTCCAGGCTCAGGGCCGGTCGGTCACCACGGTGGAAGGTCTGGCCGCAGAGGGCGAGCGTCTGCATCCCGTCCAGCAGGCCTTCGCCGAGCACCATGCGCTCCAGTGCGGGTTCTGCACGCCGGGCTTCCTGCTGACCACGATCGAGTACCTCGACGAGGCGCCCGCGAACGACTCCGAAGCCATCCGGCAACGGTTGTCAGGGAACCTGTGCCGATGTACCGGCTACCACAACATCGTCGCCGCCGTGAAGGACCTCGTCCGCCGCCAGGCCGCGCCATGA
- a CDS encoding xanthine dehydrogenase family protein molybdopterin-binding subunit has translation MRQVGKPLARREDERLLRGQSRYLADLAFGDLLEAIVIRSPFARARILSIDPTAALAADGVVAVFTAEDLVDVEPALTRQFYSLTPAFVERHDVFLGPYREPILASGRVSRVGEPVALLVATDRATAEDAAELVEVDYEPMDPIVDPLEAMAPGADPVASDVPGNVQASFRIRAGDPGRAAAAADRTVSGRFRIGRSVGSPIENRGAVGVPATGSEPLTVWSTTQIPHLLRSYLADFLRCGEEDLRVVAPAMGGSFGGGIYAEELLVAFAARALEGPVRWLEDRRENLGNARHSRDQIIDARLAYDLSGGFRALRLRIVQDCGSANLFGLTLPFNIASHARGQFAIDHFDAEGLCVLTNKTRNTPVRGAGRPEATFVLDRLVDMAADDLGVDPAELRRRNLIPAGEMPRDMGMLYRDGAPMVYDSGDFPDQLRTALEASGYWEKRRSIGGAGEGNRARGIGISSHVEATGLGPHETARLEIDDSGRVVLTCGSNPHGQSHATTLAQVAGDALGVPYDRIETRFGDTGLLERGGGTFGSRSAVTAGSVVHSAAIELRRQILELAGELLECDPADLDIRDGLVSPRGVPGIALGFPELAAARDRNDGDGSRLSARDEFVPPTVTFGSGTHVASVTVDRETGVVSLTGYVVVDDCGTVLNPMVVDGQQHGGVAHGIGNALLEEAVYDGDGQLLSGTFIDYLLPTAADVPDIEVIHRPHPTPLNILGVKGAGEGSTASAPGAIANAIVDALRPVRIEINELPITPQRLVELIRAAEAGQVAGPAGN, from the coding sequence ATGAGGCAGGTCGGGAAGCCACTGGCCCGGCGCGAGGACGAACGGCTCCTCCGAGGGCAGAGCAGGTACCTGGCCGACCTGGCGTTCGGGGACCTGCTCGAGGCGATCGTCATCAGGAGTCCGTTCGCCAGGGCCCGTATCCTGTCGATCGACCCGACCGCCGCGCTCGCCGCCGACGGCGTGGTTGCGGTGTTCACCGCCGAGGATCTCGTGGACGTCGAGCCTGCTCTGACCCGCCAGTTCTACTCGCTAACGCCCGCCTTCGTGGAGCGTCACGACGTGTTCCTGGGGCCATACCGGGAGCCGATCCTCGCCTCCGGACGGGTGTCACGGGTGGGTGAGCCGGTGGCCCTCCTCGTAGCCACCGATCGCGCGACCGCCGAGGACGCCGCAGAACTGGTGGAGGTGGACTACGAGCCGATGGACCCGATCGTCGACCCGCTCGAAGCCATGGCACCCGGCGCCGATCCGGTAGCGTCCGACGTGCCCGGCAACGTCCAGGCGTCGTTCCGGATCAGGGCCGGTGATCCCGGTCGCGCCGCAGCAGCGGCCGATCGAACGGTGAGCGGCCGATTCCGGATCGGCCGCTCGGTGGGATCACCCATCGAGAACCGGGGCGCGGTGGGCGTACCGGCCACCGGTTCCGAGCCGCTGACGGTCTGGTCCACCACCCAGATACCCCATCTCCTCCGCTCCTACCTGGCCGACTTCCTCCGGTGCGGCGAGGAGGATCTACGGGTGGTGGCGCCCGCCATGGGCGGGAGTTTCGGCGGGGGCATATATGCGGAGGAGCTACTGGTGGCGTTCGCCGCCCGAGCGCTGGAGGGGCCGGTCCGGTGGCTGGAGGACCGCCGCGAGAACCTGGGCAACGCCCGCCACTCCCGCGACCAGATCATCGACGCCCGGCTGGCCTACGACCTCTCGGGGGGGTTCCGGGCCCTCCGCCTGCGCATCGTCCAGGACTGCGGCTCGGCCAACCTCTTCGGCCTGACCCTGCCGTTCAACATCGCCTCCCACGCCCGGGGCCAGTTCGCCATCGACCACTTCGATGCGGAAGGGCTGTGCGTCCTCACCAACAAGACCCGGAACACGCCGGTAAGGGGCGCCGGGCGCCCGGAGGCCACCTTCGTGCTCGATCGGCTGGTGGACATGGCCGCCGACGACCTGGGTGTCGACCCGGCGGAATTGCGGCGGCGCAACCTGATCCCCGCCGGTGAGATGCCGCGGGACATGGGCATGCTGTATCGGGACGGAGCGCCCATGGTGTACGACTCGGGCGACTTCCCGGACCAGCTCCGCACCGCGCTCGAAGCCTCCGGATACTGGGAGAAGCGCAGGTCGATCGGCGGAGCCGGTGAGGGCAACCGCGCCCGCGGCATCGGTATCTCGTCGCATGTGGAGGCCACCGGACTGGGTCCCCACGAGACCGCCCGCCTTGAGATCGACGACTCGGGCAGAGTGGTACTCACCTGCGGGTCCAACCCGCACGGCCAGAGCCATGCCACCACCCTGGCCCAGGTGGCAGGCGACGCCCTCGGTGTTCCCTATGACCGCATCGAGACCCGTTTCGGGGACACCGGGCTCCTGGAGCGAGGGGGCGGCACGTTCGGAAGCCGGAGCGCCGTCACGGCAGGCTCGGTCGTCCACAGCGCGGCTATCGAGCTGCGGCGACAGATCCTCGAGCTGGCGGGCGAACTTCTCGAATGCGACCCGGCCGACCTCGACATCCGGGACGGCCTCGTGAGTCCCCGGGGCGTGCCCGGCATCGCGCTGGGGTTCCCCGAGTTGGCCGCCGCCCGCGACCGCAACGACGGTGACGGATCCAGGCTGAGTGCGCGTGACGAGTTCGTGCCCCCCACGGTCACCTTCGGATCGGGAACCCACGTCGCATCGGTGACCGTGGACCGGGAGACCGGTGTCGTCAGCCTGACCGGTTACGTGGTGGTGGACGACTGCGGCACCGTGCTGAACCCGATGGTGGTGGACGGCCAGCAACACGGCGGGGTGGCCCATGGGATCGGAAACGCCCTCCTGGAGGAAGCGGTGTACGACGGGGATGGACAACTCCTGTCGGGAACCTTCATCGACTACCTGCTCCCCACCGCCGCGGACGTCCCCGACATCGAGGTGATCCACCGGCCCCATCCCACCCCGCTCAACATTCTGGGCGTGAAGGGGGCCGGGGAGGGCTCGACCGCCTCCGCACCCGGCGCCATCGCCAACGCGATCGTGGACGCACTCCGACCGGTGCGGATCGAGATCAACGAGCTACCGATCACCCCCCAGCGCCTGGTGGAGCTGATCCGGGCAGCAGAGGCCGGGCAGGTGGCCGGCCCGGCCGGAAATTAA
- a CDS encoding dihydroorotase family protein — translation MPAFDLAIVGGSVWTAQGFTDRTDILVRGEQIAELRPAGASPVDATEVVDATDRLVIPGFIDTHTHQRDPGFTHKEDITSATRGAAAGGVTTTVGMPNVNPPTTTPELYGALIEDQSRRAVVDFNHNPSPTNVEAVAEMAAMGALGFKVFMVVDAARSYPHMPGLGVHKHDDLVRIMEAVGATGRPLMVHPNDQAVLGIIEHAHFEAGKMDPESYSKAEWMYDGMVWNSGVATLIELNRGVGGPLHVLHMMSDRTVELIRRAKADGQDVTSEVNAFGLFHSDWDEIAPMGPLAIGRCLKPEWRASLWEGIADGTIDVLGTDHAPHTLEEKSTGWDNMWATPTGTPQLQHYLMKLLDSSHRGLISLDNVVRIGSHNPARRFGLYPRKGTIEVGSDADLVVIDYHAEHTVTRDEVLSKAGYSGYEGQTLKGVPILTTVRGAIVARDGVVTGKPGYGQFVGPVAS, via the coding sequence ATGCCCGCATTCGATCTTGCCATCGTCGGTGGTTCCGTTTGGACCGCCCAGGGATTCACCGACCGGACGGACATCCTGGTCCGGGGCGAGCAGATCGCCGAGCTACGGCCGGCAGGGGCATCCCCGGTAGACGCGACGGAGGTCGTAGACGCTACTGACCGGCTGGTGATACCGGGCTTTATCGACACCCACACCCACCAACGGGATCCCGGCTTCACCCACAAGGAAGACATCACCAGCGCCACCCGGGGAGCGGCGGCGGGCGGCGTGACCACCACGGTCGGGATGCCCAACGTCAACCCGCCCACCACCACTCCGGAGCTCTACGGGGCCCTGATCGAGGACCAGTCCCGGCGGGCCGTGGTCGACTTCAACCACAACCCCTCCCCCACCAACGTGGAGGCGGTGGCCGAGATGGCGGCGATGGGAGCGCTCGGTTTCAAGGTCTTCATGGTGGTCGACGCCGCCCGCAGCTACCCGCACATGCCCGGCCTGGGCGTTCACAAGCACGACGATCTGGTTCGCATCATGGAAGCGGTGGGAGCGACCGGCCGACCACTGATGGTCCATCCCAACGACCAGGCCGTGCTGGGGATCATCGAACACGCCCACTTCGAGGCCGGCAAGATGGATCCCGAGTCGTACTCCAAGGCCGAGTGGATGTATGACGGGATGGTCTGGAACAGCGGGGTGGCGACGCTGATCGAGCTCAACCGCGGGGTGGGTGGACCGCTGCACGTGCTCCACATGATGTCGGATCGGACCGTGGAGCTCATCCGCCGAGCCAAGGCCGACGGGCAGGACGTGACCTCCGAGGTCAACGCATTCGGGCTGTTCCACAGCGACTGGGACGAGATCGCTCCCATGGGTCCCCTGGCGATCGGGCGGTGCCTCAAGCCGGAGTGGCGGGCATCGCTATGGGAGGGGATCGCCGACGGCACCATCGACGTGCTCGGAACCGACCATGCCCCCCATACCCTGGAGGAGAAATCCACCGGCTGGGACAACATGTGGGCCACTCCCACCGGCACCCCGCAGCTCCAGCACTACCTGATGAAGCTGCTGGACTCCTCGCACCGGGGCCTCATCTCCCTCGACAACGTGGTGCGGATCGGTTCGCACAATCCGGCTCGACGCTTCGGCCTGTACCCGCGCAAGGGCACCATCGAGGTGGGATCGGACGCCGACCTGGTGGTGATCGACTACCACGCCGAGCACACGGTCACCCGGGACGAGGTGCTCTCGAAAGCCGGATACTCCGGGTACGAAGGCCAGACGCTCAAGGGAGTTCCGATCCTGACCACCGTGCGGGGCGCCATCGTGGCCCGCGACGGAGTGGTGACCGGGAAACCCGGATACGGGCAGTTCGTAGGTCCGGTCGCGTCCTGA
- a CDS encoding LLM class flavin-dependent oxidoreductase, translated as MDALHRSSVEADRLGFETLWVHDYYVWNQLLDSVHISCGSRETFWEAAARDDYQPLFMESLTNLAYIAGITENIRLGLAVLCLPYREALGTAKQIANIDVLSNGRLELGIGQGAPKSTHNVEFEVMGIWRGSKVRHTREVFEAMREVWTQDKATFRGEFANFEDAEVYPKPVQKPYPPIWIGGSAEKSLEMIADYADGWLSFWITPPQFPAAIADIHRRMEARGRDPEKFTAGTEIQVYLADTMEQARAEAEPTMLAFEEGYAGTTGHHLSPEERTDTLDAIWAASLIGSPDDVSEEIGRYIESGCTAFEMKFIYHTLDHLIEQWTRFQEEVAPNFA; from the coding sequence GTGGACGCTCTCCACCGTTCGTCGGTGGAGGCCGACCGCCTCGGTTTCGAAACCCTCTGGGTCCATGACTATTACGTGTGGAACCAACTGCTCGACTCGGTGCATATCTCGTGCGGTTCCCGGGAGACCTTCTGGGAAGCCGCTGCTCGTGACGACTACCAGCCTCTGTTCATGGAGTCGTTGACCAACCTGGCCTACATCGCCGGGATCACGGAGAACATCCGCCTCGGCCTGGCGGTCCTGTGCCTGCCGTACCGGGAGGCGCTGGGAACGGCCAAGCAGATCGCCAACATCGATGTCCTGAGCAACGGCCGGCTCGAGTTGGGGATCGGCCAGGGGGCCCCGAAGAGCACCCACAACGTCGAGTTCGAGGTGATGGGCATCTGGCGGGGCAGCAAGGTTCGTCACACCCGAGAGGTATTCGAGGCCATGCGCGAGGTCTGGACGCAGGACAAGGCCACCTTCCGCGGCGAGTTCGCCAACTTCGAGGATGCCGAGGTTTATCCCAAGCCGGTTCAGAAGCCGTACCCGCCCATCTGGATCGGCGGATCGGCGGAGAAGTCGCTGGAGATGATCGCCGACTATGCCGACGGGTGGCTGTCATTCTGGATCACCCCGCCCCAGTTCCCGGCGGCCATCGCCGACATCCATCGGCGCATGGAGGCTCGAGGTCGTGATCCCGAGAAGTTCACCGCCGGCACCGAGATTCAGGTGTACCTGGCCGACACCATGGAGCAGGCCAGGGCCGAGGCGGAGCCCACCATGCTGGCCTTCGAAGAGGGCTACGCAGGAACCACCGGCCATCACCTGTCGCCGGAGGAGCGCACCGACACACTCGACGCCATCTGGGCGGCATCCCTGATCGGGTCACCTGATGACGTGAGTGAGGAGATCGGCCGCTACATCGAGTCGGGTTGCACCGCCTTCGAGATGAAGTTCATCTACCACACGCTGGATCATCTGATCGAGCAATGGACGCGGTTCCAGGAAGAGGTGGCCCCCAACTTCGCGTAG
- a CDS encoding DEAD/DEAH box helicase, producing the protein MPPTFAQLGVPKPIGQALARRGITRPFEIQTATLADAIRGRDVCGRAPTGSGKTLAFGIPLVARVGRAEPRRPKGLVLAPTRELADQIATELRSFSGKVRVAVVYGGVGYGPQVRALRSGVDILVACPGRLEDLIHQGVAELSAVEIIVIDEADRMADMGFIPAVRRLLDQTAAKRQTMLFSATLDREVASLTRDYQHRPVRHEIGQGTPDVVDADHVFWHVDRTNRIEVSARTIDAAGPTIVFCRTRRGSDRVARQLSRTGILTAAIHGGRNQNQRTRALKDFASGRVQALVATDVVARGIHVEDVSAIIHYDLPADHKAYLHRSGRTARAGKDGIVVSLVPPDQVGDLRHMQRRLGLRQPVTDVDLTAIQPLDGRVRRRKPRRAPVDPSRQPAARRRQNGGPGRPTSRSRSRHPRSNRQRPASKNRNRRAPARARS; encoded by the coding sequence ATGCCCCCCACATTCGCCCAACTGGGCGTACCCAAACCCATAGGCCAGGCTCTTGCCCGGCGCGGTATCACCCGACCGTTCGAGATCCAGACAGCCACTCTGGCCGACGCAATTAGGGGCCGCGACGTGTGCGGTCGCGCTCCCACCGGCTCGGGCAAGACTCTGGCCTTCGGGATTCCCCTCGTGGCCAGAGTAGGCCGTGCCGAACCGCGCAGGCCCAAAGGGCTCGTGCTGGCCCCTACCCGCGAACTCGCCGATCAGATAGCAACCGAGCTTCGTTCCTTCTCTGGGAAGGTCCGCGTGGCAGTCGTCTATGGCGGCGTGGGTTACGGCCCCCAGGTCAGGGCCCTCCGCAGCGGCGTAGACATACTGGTGGCGTGCCCCGGGCGCCTCGAAGACCTGATCCATCAAGGTGTGGCCGAGCTCTCCGCGGTCGAGATCATCGTCATAGACGAGGCCGACCGCATGGCCGATATGGGGTTCATCCCCGCTGTCCGGCGCTTGCTCGACCAGACCGCGGCCAAGCGGCAGACGATGTTGTTCTCCGCCACGCTGGACCGCGAAGTCGCCTCACTAACCCGCGACTACCAGCACCGCCCTGTACGGCACGAAATAGGACAGGGGACGCCCGACGTCGTCGATGCGGACCATGTGTTCTGGCATGTGGACAGGACGAACCGTATCGAGGTCAGTGCCCGCACGATCGATGCCGCGGGACCCACGATCGTCTTCTGCCGAACCCGCCGCGGCTCTGATCGGGTAGCCCGTCAACTCAGTCGGACAGGCATCCTGACCGCGGCGATCCACGGCGGGCGGAACCAGAACCAGCGCACCAGAGCGCTGAAGGATTTCGCTTCCGGAAGGGTGCAGGCGCTGGTCGCTACCGATGTCGTCGCACGAGGCATCCATGTCGAGGATGTCAGCGCCATCATCCACTACGACCTTCCCGCCGATCACAAGGCCTACCTCCACAGGTCAGGCCGCACCGCCCGAGCCGGCAAGGACGGCATCGTGGTCTCGCTCGTCCCACCCGATCAGGTCGGAGATCTCCGACACATGCAACGCCGGCTGGGACTGCGGCAGCCGGTCACCGATGTGGACCTCACCGCCATCCAGCCGCTCGATGGGAGGGTCCGCCGTCGCAAACCCCGCAGGGCTCCCGTCGATCCGAGCCGGCAACCCGCGGCCCGCAGGAGGCAAAACGGAGGTCCGGGACGTCCGACCAGCAGGAGCCGGTCTCGTCACCCGCGCAGCAACCGCCAACGGCCGGCATCCAAGAATCGCAACAGGCGGGCACCGGCCCGGGCGAGAAGCTGA